A stretch of Henckelia pumila isolate YLH828 chromosome 4, ASM3356847v2, whole genome shotgun sequence DNA encodes these proteins:
- the LOC140860260 gene encoding probable acyl-CoA dehydrogenase IBR3, which yields MAMRTSEMVGRIDPAQSFDTDALIRYAMANVDGFPQPIFESKVYQFGHGQSNPTFLMEVHSGSVTKRFVLRKKPPGELLQSAHAVEREFQVLHALGTHSLVPVPKVYCLCADSSIIGTPFYIMEYLEGRIYVDPKLPGVEPRQRRALYKATAKVLASLHSVDVDAIGLRSYGKPNNYCKRQVERWSKQYLVSTGEGKSYRNPRMLDLIDWLRQHIPLDEVSGTTAGLVHGDFRIDNLVFHPTEDRVIGILDWELSTLGNQMCDVAYSCLHYIVDISLDKLQEHEGLESTGIPDGIPSLAEYLAFYCAAAGKPWPASQWKFYIAFSLFRGASIYAGVHCRWILGNASGGERARHAGKKGDAMVEIAWTFIDRGSVIPQHPPESVDQELSQQLGKEKEDGPRSSGGRFVPNQKVHELRNRLIRFMEDYIYPMEQKFYELAQSDMRWSIHPEEERLKKLAKKEGLWNLWIPVDSAARVKQIISGQKRDALIDKAFDELLGAGLSNLEYGYLCEIMGCSIWAPQIFNCGAPDTGNMEVLMRYGNAEQLRQWLIPLLEGTIRSGFAMTEPQVASSDATNIECSITRSGDSYIIDGKKWWTSGAMDPRCKILILMGKTDFNAPKHKQQSMILVDINAPGVHIKRPLTVFGFDDAPHGHAEISFENVRVPAKNILLGEGRGFEIAQGRLGPGRLHHCMRLIGAAERGMQLMIQRALKRKAFEKFIAEHGSFLSDIAKCRIEIERTRLLVLEAADQLDRLGNRKARGTIAMAKVAAPNMALKVLDMAMQVHGAAGLSGDTVLAHLWATSRTLRIADGPDEVHLGTIAKLELRRAKL from the exons ATGGCGATGCGGACATCCGAGATGGTGGGTCGGATCGACCCGGCCCAGAGCTTTGATACTGATGCTCTGATCCGATATGCGATGGCTAATGTTGATGGGTTTCCTCAGCCTATTTTTGAGTCCAAAGTTTATCAG TTTGGGCATGGTCAGTCAAATCCGACGTTTCTGATGGAAGTCCATTCTGGATCTGTTACGAAGCGGTTTGTGTTGAGAAAAAAACCTCCCGGAGAATTGCTTCAATCTGCGCATGCTGTTGAGAGGGAGTTTCAG GTTTTGCATGCCTTGGGTACACATTCACTGGTTCCAGTGCCTAAAGTTTACTGTTTGTGTGCTGATTCTAGTATTATAGGGACTCCATTTTATATTATGGAGTACCTGGAAGGACGCATATATGTAGACCCCAAGCTCCCA GGTGTAGAACCAAGGCAAAGGAGAGCATTATATAAGGCAACTGCTAAAGTTTTGGCATCTCTACATTCTGTTGATGTCGATGCCATTGGTCTACGCAGCTATGGGAAACCAAACAATTACTGTAAAAGGCAG GTTGAGAGATGGTCCAAACAGTATCTTGTTTCTACTGGTGAAGGTAAATCTTACAGAAATCCAAGAATGTTGGACCTCATTGACTGGTTGCGTCAGCACATTCCTCTTGACGAAGTCTCAGGAACAACTGCGGGTTTAGTCCATGGTGATTTTCGAATTGATAACCTTGTATTCCATCCCACTGAA GATCGAGTCATTGGCATTCTAGATTGGGAGCTGTCTACTCTAGGCAATCAAATGTGTGACGTTGCTTACAGCTGTTTG CATTACATTGTAGATATTTCTTTGGACAAATTACAAGAGCATGAGGGTCTTGAATCAACTGGGATACCAGATGGAATACCTTCGCTAGCCGAGTATCTTGCATTTTATTGTGCTGCAGCT GGAAAACCATGGCCAGCCTCTCAATGGAAGTTCTATATTGCCTTTTCGTTGTTTCGTGGTGCATCTATCTATGCTGGAGTACATTGTAGATGGATCTTG GGAAATGCTTCAGGAGGAGAGCGTGCCCGTCACGCTGGAAAGAAGGGTGATGCTATGGTTGAAATTGCATGGACCTTTATTGATAGAGGTTCTGTTATTCCCCAGCATCCACCAG AATCAGTTGATCAAGAACTCTCTCAACAGCTTGGAAAGGAAAAAGAAGATGGTCCTCGATCCAGTGGAGGTAGATTTGTTCCGAATCAAAAAGTCCACGAGTTGAGGAACAGATTGATTAGGTTTATGGAGGATTATATATACCCAATGGAACAAAAGTTTTATGAACTTGCACAGTCTGACATGCGATGGTCTATTCACCCTGAAGAGGAGAGGTTAAAGAAGCTTGCAAAAAAGGAAGGGCTGTGGAACTTGTGGATACCT GTTGATAGTGCAGCAAGGGTTAAGCAAATCATTTCTGGCCAAAAAAGAGATGCCCTCATTGACAAGGCATTCGATGAATTATTGGGTGCTGGTCTATCCAACCTTGAGTATGGATACCTTTGTGAGATCATGGGTTGTTCGATCTGGGCCCCTCAGATCTTTAATTGTGGGGCACCGGACACTGGAAATATGGAG GTGCTAATGCGCTATGGGAATGCTGAACAACTCCGACAATGGCTTATACCCTTGCTTGAAGGAACTATCCGGTCTGGATTCGCAATGACCGAACCGCAAGTTGCATCATCTGATGCAACCAATATAGAGTGTTCAATTACAAG AAGTGGAGACTCATACATTATCGATGGCAAAAAGTGGTGGACCAGTGGAGCCATGGATCCTAGGTGTAAAATCCTTATTCTCATG GGGAAAACTGACTTCAATGCCCCGAAACATAAACAACAGTCTATGATCTTAGTGGACATCAATGCCCCTGGTGTGCACATTAAGCGGCCACTGACGGTGTTTGGATTTGATGACGCACCTCATGGACATGCTGAAATATCATTTGAAAATGTACGTGTCCCAGCCAAGAATATCCTGCTTGGAGAGGGGCGTGGATTCGAAATTGCACAG GGTAGGCTGGGGCCTGGAAGATTACACCATTGCATGAGGTTGATTGGTGCTGCCGAGCGAGGGATGCAGTTGATGATCCAGAGGGCACTTAAGAGAAAagcttttgaaaaatttattgcTGAGCATGGATCTTTTCTTTCGGATATTGCCAAG TGTCGGATAGAGATAGAGAGAACCAGATTACTGGTTTTGGAAGCTGCAGACCAACTCGATCGTCTCGGAAACAGGAAGGCTCGCGGCACCATTGCCATGGCCAAG GTTGCGGCTCCTAACATGGCATTGAAGGTTCTTGACATGGCAATGCAAGTTCATGGTGCAGCTGGTTTATCAGGAGACACTGTTCTAGCTCATCTCTGGGCTACTTCTAGAACTTTGAGAATTGCCGATGGTCCTGATGAAGTCCACTTGGGAACTATTGCAAAATTAGAACTTAGGAGAGCTAAGCTTTGA
- the LOC140866899 gene encoding pectinesterase-like produces the protein MIPRKLTIIGLCAALVVAVAVAAVVLVQKNAKNSSNPDNDDSINASQMAIQQLCQKTYYYETCVTSLNATKSFDPKELIKVGFQVAIRELTNAINETEAFHKISQDPNTAESYRTCGKLLGDSIDDLQRTFDRMDSFDTNGYKIFVDDIKTWLTGALTFQETCLDCFEDVKGDEGTTMRQLLRVARELAINGLALIEDLTHLIFSNEPGMGGRRLLSNKEFSDNAINEEGESLFGENFEPDVVVAKDGTGKYTSINEALREIPQRRKRNDAFVVHIKEGVYQENIVVSKNMRRVVFVGDGPTKTKITGSRSKDGGTETYWTATVAIDGDNFIARDIGFENTAGPEMHQAVALRVTGDHSMFYNCQMDGYQDTLLAHNHRQFYRDCTISGTVDFIFGNAKAVFQNCSLLVRKPLINQKCIVTAQGRSSNNESSAFVLQNCRIMPHPEYPMDDHTYRTFLGRPWKEFSKTIVMDSELDSVIDPQGWAPWNETSAHLYTCFYAEIDNHGRGADLRHRVKWPGIKKISVREAARYAPGDFLLAANWIADKGIPFAPGLINKY, from the exons ATGATTCCAAGAAAACTAACCATCATTGGCTTGTGTGCAGCCCTCGTCGTGGCGGTGGCGGTGGCTGCTGTGGTTCTCGTCCAAAAGAACGCAAAGAATTCATCTAATCCCGATAATGATGATTCCATAAATGCCTCGCAAATGGCCATTCAACAACTTTGCCAGAAAACTTATTATTATGAGACCTGTGTCACCAGCCTCAATGCCACAAAATCCTTTGACCCCAAGGAGTTGATAAAGGTTGGTTTCCAGGTAGCCATTCGAGAACTTACCAATGCAATCAATGAAACCGAAGCCTTCCATAAAATCTCCCAAGATCCAAACACAGCAGAATCTTACAGAACCTGTGGAAAACTTTTAGGCGACTCCATCGATGATCTCCAGAGAACATTCGACAGGATGGACTCGTTCGATACTAATGGATACAAAATATTTGTGGATGATATCAAAACCTGGCTTACCGGTGCCTTAACCTTCCAAGAAACGTGCCTGGATTGCTTTGAGGATGTAAAAGGAGACGAAGGGACGACAATGAGACAACTCTTGAGGGTGGCACGTGAGCTCGCAATTAATGGTCTTGCCCTGATCGAGGATCTCACCCACCTGATTTTCTCAAATGAACCTGGCATGGGGGGTAGGCGACTACTTTCAAACAAAGAATTTTCAGATAATGCTATAAATGAGGAGGGTGAGAGTTTGTTTGGCGAAAACTTTGAACCAGATGTGGTTGTGGCCAAGGATGGTACAGGAAAATACACGTCCATCAACGAAGCCTTGAGAGAGATTCCCCAGAGAAGGAAAAGAAACGACGCATTTGTCGTTCATATTAAGGAAGGTGTTTATCAAGAAAACATTGTCGTTAGCAAGAATATGCGACGCGTGGTTTTCGTCGGAGATGGTCCTACGAAAACGAAGATCACCGGGAGCCGGAGCAAAGATGGGGGCACGGAAACGTATTGGACAGCAACAGTTG CAATTGACGGGGACAATTTCATAGCAAGGGACATAGGATTTGAAAACACAGCAGGCCCTGAAATGCACCAAGCCGTGGCCCTCCGAGTAACCGGAGACCATTCCATGTTCTACAACTGTCAAATGGATGGCTACCAGGACACCCTCCTCGCCCACAACCACAGACAATTCTACCGAGACTGCACCATTTCCGGCACCGTAGACTTCATATTCGGAAACGCAAAGGCCGTGTTCCAAAACTGCAGTTTACTAGTAAGAAAGCCACTGATTAACCAAAAGTGCATAGTCACCGCTCAAGGGCGGAGCAGCAACAATGAATCATCAGCCTTTGTGCTCCAAAACTGTCGGATCATGCCCCATCCCGAGTACCCGATGGATGATCACACGTATAGGACGTTTCTTGGGCGGCCCTGGAAGGAGTTCTCCAAGACCATTGTAATGGATTCTGAACTTGATTCTGTGATTGATCCTCAAGGGTGGGCGCCCTGGAACGAGACGTCAGCGCATCTCTACACATGCTTTTACGCCGAGATAGATAATCATGGACGTGGTGCAGATTTGAGGCACAGAGTGAAATGGCCTGGAATCAAGAAAATCTCTGTTCGGGAAGCTGCACGGTATGCTCCTGGAGATTTCTTGCTTGCTGCCAATTGGATTGCTGATAAAGGGATACCCTTTGCCCCTGGCCTCATCAATAAATACTAA